A window from Triticum aestivum cultivar Chinese Spring chromosome 6D, IWGSC CS RefSeq v2.1, whole genome shotgun sequence encodes these proteins:
- the LOC123143660 gene encoding F-box/LRR-repeat protein At3g26922, which translates to MAGRSPFTNLDPVTAADLQRRGFNPLELDRATEQLLTYVYTSLIPDFPFLATGRLAARPASDGVDRISRLPRALLRDIVSRLPVTDAARTAVLSSRWRTVWLSAPPVLVDAYLGEDDYAWPPTPANSPAITAAVSRVLEAHPGPFRHVHLVCSHMNAYRARLARWLQLLAAKGVQDLVLVNRPWPCDVPLPDALFAISTLVRLHIGLWKLPDTARLGSYRTFPHLRELGICSVVMEEGDVDAIVARSPVLEVLSIQGSSKGLRLRLVSQSLRCVQICGSVVEDIAVVKVPCLERLILHGCRDLAGGMCTRIRILDAPNLRVVGFLEPANHVLKIGDTIIRAGMKESTATILTSVKILSLNVRFGIRSEAEMVPRFLKCFPNVKTLHIMSGKCNQSTGTLNLKFKEVPIESAMLGISEMYFREFRGDEGEVAFLKSLFKSADVLEMAVIMMANPSFTQFSPDDALSKVKSASELSRSSGKVVVVVSGGPEGGRPWSFQKGTDFSCEDPFSVVVENLRKA; encoded by the exons ATGGCCGGGCGGTCGCCGTTCACCAACCTCGACCCCGTGACGGCGGCCGACTTGCAGCGCAGGGGCTTCAACCCGCTCGAGCTGGACCGAGCCACGGAGCAGCTGCTCACGTACGTCTACACCAGCCTCATCCCCGACTTCCCCTTCCTCGCCACCGGGCGGCTCGCCGCCCGCCCCGCCTCCGACGGCGTCGACCGCATCAGCCGCCTCCCGCGCGCGCTCCTGCGCGACATCGTCTCCCGCCTCCCCGTTACGGACGCGGCGCGCACGGCCGTGCTCTCCTCCCGCTGGCGCACGGTCTGGCTCTCCGCGCCGCCCGTCCTGGTCGACGCCTACCTCGGGGAGGACGACTACGCCTGGCCCCCCACGCCGGCCAACTCGCccgccatcaccgccgccgtcTCCCGCGTCCTCGAGGCGCACCCGGGCCCCTTCCGCCACGTCCACCTCGTCTGCAGCCACATGAACGCGTACCGGGCCCGGCTCGCGCGCTGGCTCCAGCTCCTCGCCGCCAAGGGCGTCCAGGACCTCGTCCTCGTCAACCGCCCCTGGCCGTGCGACGTGCCCCTCCCCGACGCGCTCTTCGCCATCAGCACCCTCGTCCGCCTCCACATCGGCCTCTGGAAGTTGCCGGACACGGCCCGCCTGGGAAGTTACCGGACGTTTCCCCACCTCCGCGAGCTTGGCATCTGCAGCGTCGTAATGGAGGAGGGGGACGTCGACGCCATCGTCGCCAGGAGTCCCGTCCTGGAGGTCCTGAGCATCCAGGGAAGCAGCAAGGGGCTGCGTCTCCGCCTCGTCAGCCAGAGCCTACGGTGCGTGCAGATCTGCGGTTCTGTTGTGGAAGACATTGCCGTGGTGAAGGTCCCATGCCTCGAGCGGCTCATCCTGCATGGATGCCGGGATCTGGCTGGTGGCATGTGTACCAGGATCAGGATTCTTGATGCCCCCAATCTGCGCGTGGTCGGATTCTTGGAGCCAGCAAATCATGTCCTTAAGATCGGAGACACCATCATAAGG GCTGGGATGAAGGAGAGCACAGCCACAATTCTCACAAGCGTGAAGATCCTCAGCTTAAATGTGCGTTTCGGTATCCGCAGCGAGGCAGAGATGGTGCCCAGGTTCCTCAAATGCTTTCCCAATGTGAAGACACTGCATATCATG TCTGGAAAATGCAATCAGTCCACTGGTACGCTCAACCTCAAGTTCAAGGAGGTTCCCATTGAAAGTGCCATGTTGGGCATCTCAGAGATGTATTTCCGTGAGTTCCGAGGGGATGAAGGCGAGGTTGCCTTCCTCAAGTCGTTGTTCAAGAGTGCGGATGTGCTGGAGATGGCGGTGATTATGATGGCAAATCCAAGCTTCACGCAGTTTTCACCAGATGACGCACTTTCCAAGGTGAAGAGTGCTTCTGAGCTCAGTAGATCCTCCGGCAAAGTGGTGGTGGTTGTGAGTGGAGGTCCTGAAGGAGGAAGACCGTGGAGTTTCCAGAAAGGAACTGATTTTTCATGCGAGGACCCTTTTTCAGTAGTTGTGGAGAACCTTCGCAAAGCTTAG